A genomic segment from Spinacia oleracea cultivar Varoflay chromosome 3, BTI_SOV_V1, whole genome shotgun sequence encodes:
- the LOC110796923 gene encoding uncharacterized protein isoform X2, whose product MFESVHLLRNNQLLAMGSLGGILSLPSKWRLREQQLLQLLARQLIVLLWESQMHCFHQFLTCVYSGTVAGAREAFFNSVPAISLSYDWVGGVSNIDDYGLAAEACLPIINAVLAEIKNKTYPQRCFLNIDLPTNIRCHKGYRLTTQGKSIFKMGWKQVTSTARGKLLSTMEMDMDSSESQEVSSSAVSQGQRLFRRVAIEHSIEDSDNDIRSLQDGYISVTPLGAISPAEAECQRYFKDWLPGVMERAFSAL is encoded by the exons ATGTTCGAGTCTGTGCACCTGCTTC GGAACAATCAGCTATTGGCCATGGGATCACTTGGCGGCATCCTATCTCTGCCAAGCAAGTGGAGATTGAGGGAGCAACAGCTTTTGCAGTTGCTG GCACGCCAGCTGATTGTTCTTCTTTGGGAATCTCAGATGCACTGTTTCCATCAATTCCTGACCTG TGTTTACTCTGGGACTGTAGCTGGGGCTCGAGAAGCATTCTTCAATAGTGTACCAGCAATATCTCTGTCATATGATTG GGTTGGAGGTGTGAGCAATATTGACGACTATGGTCTAGCTGCTGAAGCGTGTCTACCTATCATAAATGCAGTGCTAGCGGAGATAAAAAACAAAACCTATCCACAAAGATGCTTTTTGAATATAGATCTGCCCACAAATATTCGGTGTCACAAG GGTTACAGACTGACAACCCAGGGTAAGAGTATCTTTAAAATGGGTTGGAAGCAAGTTACTTCCACCGCCCGAGGAAAACTGTTGTCAACAATGGAGATGGATATGGACTCATCAGAGTCTCAAGAGGTCAGTTCTTCGGCAGTGTCTCAAGGCCAACGATTATTTAGGAGAGTG GCAATAGAACACTCAATTGAGGATAGTGATAACGACATTCGATCTCTCCAAGATGGATAT ATATCAGTTACTCCTCTGGGTGCAATCTCGCCTGCGGAGGCAGAATGTCAGAGATACTTCAAAGATTGGCTTCCTGGTGTCATGGAGCGCGCTTTTTCAGCCTTGTAA
- the LOC110796923 gene encoding uncharacterized protein isoform X1 has protein sequence MEVRPTIMVTNDDGIDAPGLRALIRVLVSTKLYHVRVCAPASEQSAIGHGITWRHPISAKQVEIEGATAFAVAGTPADCSSLGISDALFPSIPDLVLSGINMGSNCGYHIVYSGTVAGAREAFFNSVPAISLSYDWVGGVSNIDDYGLAAEACLPIINAVLAEIKNKTYPQRCFLNIDLPTNIRCHKGYRLTTQGKSIFKMGWKQVTSTARGKLLSTMEMDMDSSESQEVSSSAVSQGQRLFRRVAIEHSIEDSDNDIRSLQDGYISVTPLGAISPAEAECQRYFKDWLPGVMERAFSAL, from the exons ATGGAGGTTCGACCGACGATCATGGTAACCAACGACGACGGCATTGACGCTCCTGGCTTGCGCGCATTAATTCGTGTCCTCGTCTCCACCAAGCTTTACCATGTTCGAGTCTGTGCACCTGCTTC GGAACAATCAGCTATTGGCCATGGGATCACTTGGCGGCATCCTATCTCTGCCAAGCAAGTGGAGATTGAGGGAGCAACAGCTTTTGCAGTTGCTG GCACGCCAGCTGATTGTTCTTCTTTGGGAATCTCAGATGCACTGTTTCCATCAATTCCTGACCTG GTACTTAGTGGCATTAATATGGGAAGTAACTGCGGTTATCATAT TGTTTACTCTGGGACTGTAGCTGGGGCTCGAGAAGCATTCTTCAATAGTGTACCAGCAATATCTCTGTCATATGATTG GGTTGGAGGTGTGAGCAATATTGACGACTATGGTCTAGCTGCTGAAGCGTGTCTACCTATCATAAATGCAGTGCTAGCGGAGATAAAAAACAAAACCTATCCACAAAGATGCTTTTTGAATATAGATCTGCCCACAAATATTCGGTGTCACAAG GGTTACAGACTGACAACCCAGGGTAAGAGTATCTTTAAAATGGGTTGGAAGCAAGTTACTTCCACCGCCCGAGGAAAACTGTTGTCAACAATGGAGATGGATATGGACTCATCAGAGTCTCAAGAGGTCAGTTCTTCGGCAGTGTCTCAAGGCCAACGATTATTTAGGAGAGTG GCAATAGAACACTCAATTGAGGATAGTGATAACGACATTCGATCTCTCCAAGATGGATAT ATATCAGTTACTCCTCTGGGTGCAATCTCGCCTGCGGAGGCAGAATGTCAGAGATACTTCAAAGATTGGCTTCCTGGTGTCATGGAGCGCGCTTTTTCAGCCTTGTAA